From Sulfurovum zhangzhouensis, one genomic window encodes:
- the ppk2 gene encoding polyphosphate kinase 2 codes for MQENELEILRERISILEKENQELKERSSEAIKVVDQIKELEYYQAEMIKLQQHIEKHRKKLIIVFEGRDAAGKGSLIGTVSRYMNPKHYRIVALGKPTTEQKTQWYYQKYVEHFPSGGEIILFDRSWYNRAMVEPVFGFCTNEEYKWFMKDVTGFERSVSRQGVILIKLYLSVKKSVQAQRFEQRRVDPLRQWKLSEVDLQAQELWDEFSKMKYKMFQKTDHKDAPWYVIRSNDKHKARIEAMKLILNHFDYENRSKTLSFTYQPGIIVSLEDEMKMMRNNRPDLFGTV; via the coding sequence ATGCAGGAAAATGAGCTTGAAATACTACGTGAACGTATTAGTATTTTAGAGAAAGAAAACCAAGAGTTAAAAGAGAGATCGTCAGAAGCTATTAAAGTTGTTGATCAGATCAAAGAGCTAGAGTATTATCAAGCAGAAATGATCAAGCTGCAGCAGCATATTGAAAAACACCGTAAAAAGCTGATCATAGTGTTTGAAGGCAGGGATGCAGCAGGAAAAGGAAGTCTAATCGGAACGGTGTCTCGTTATATGAACCCGAAGCATTATCGTATTGTAGCACTGGGGAAGCCTACTACTGAGCAGAAGACACAATGGTATTATCAAAAATATGTAGAGCATTTTCCATCTGGAGGTGAGATCATTCTTTTTGACCGTAGTTGGTATAACCGTGCCATGGTTGAACCGGTATTTGGTTTTTGTACAAATGAAGAGTATAAGTGGTTCATGAAGGATGTTACAGGTTTTGAGAGATCTGTGAGCAGACAGGGAGTGATCCTCATAAAACTCTATCTTAGTGTAAAGAAGTCTGTACAGGCTCAACGTTTTGAACAAAGAAGAGTTGATCCACTGAGACAATGGAAGCTAAGTGAAGTGGATCTTCAGGCACAAGAGCTTTGGGATGAGTTCAGTAAAATGAAATACAAGATGTTCCAGAAGACAGATCATAAGGATGCACCATGGTATGTGATCCGTTCAAATGACAAACACAAGGCAAGAATTGAAGCTATGAAGCTGATATTGAATCATTTTGACTATGAAAATAGAAGTAAAACACTTAGTTTTACCTATCAACCAGGCATCATTGTCTCGTTGGAAGATGAAATGAAGATGATGAGAAACAACAGACCTGATCTTTTCGGAACAGTCTAA
- the rho gene encoding transcription termination factor Rho has translation MSDNQKSSGNTNAKAPKSKKTTNRTHVPVKGHKVEELQKLPLAELVEIAKEVQVENPNEYQRKDLIFEILKSQVSQGGFILFTGILEILPDGYGFLRSEDGNFANSSNDTYVSSTQIKRFALRNGDIVTGQVRAPKEQEKYNALLKIEAINYLAPEQSKQRPLFDNLTPLYAAEQLKLEYNPVKMTGRVLDLFTPIGKGQRALIVAPPRTGKTELLKELAHGITYNNPDATLMVLLVDERPEEVTDMQRSVKGEVYSSTFDLPAQNHVRTAEMVIEKAKRRVEMGKDVIILLDSITRLARAYNTVTPSSGKVLSGGVDANALHKPKRFFGAARNIEEGGSLTIIATALIETGSRMDEVIFEEFKGTGNSEVVLSRHVSERRIYPAIDVTKSGTRKEELLVSPETLQKVWALRTAMQNMEEVEGLKFLYSKMLKTKSNEEFLSLMNEGA, from the coding sequence ATGAGCGACAATCAAAAATCTTCTGGCAATACCAACGCCAAAGCACCAAAAAGCAAAAAAACTACCAATAGAACACATGTACCTGTAAAAGGGCATAAAGTAGAAGAACTCCAAAAGCTGCCTTTAGCAGAGCTTGTAGAGATCGCAAAAGAGGTCCAGGTTGAAAACCCGAACGAGTATCAAAGAAAAGACCTTATTTTTGAGATTCTTAAATCGCAAGTAAGCCAGGGAGGATTTATCCTATTTACAGGTATTCTTGAGATTTTGCCTGATGGGTATGGATTCTTGCGTTCAGAAGATGGCAACTTTGCCAACTCCAGTAACGATACCTATGTAAGCAGTACACAGATCAAGCGTTTTGCCCTTAGAAACGGGGATATCGTTACCGGTCAGGTACGTGCACCTAAAGAACAAGAAAAGTATAATGCTCTACTTAAGATCGAAGCAATCAACTACCTTGCTCCTGAACAGTCAAAACAAAGACCGCTTTTTGATAACCTTACACCGCTTTATGCTGCTGAACAACTGAAACTTGAGTACAATCCGGTGAAGATGACAGGTAGAGTACTTGACCTCTTTACGCCTATTGGAAAAGGACAGAGAGCTTTGATCGTAGCACCGCCTCGTACAGGTAAAACAGAACTTCTTAAAGAACTTGCACACGGTATCACTTATAACAATCCGGATGCGACACTTATGGTACTGTTGGTTGATGAGAGACCAGAAGAGGTAACCGATATGCAGCGTTCAGTAAAGGGAGAAGTTTATAGTTCAACATTTGACCTGCCTGCACAAAATCATGTGAGAACAGCGGAAATGGTAATTGAAAAAGCCAAAAGACGTGTTGAAATGGGTAAAGATGTAATTATCCTGCTAGACTCTATCACTAGACTTGCACGTGCATATAACACAGTTACACCAAGTTCGGGAAAAGTCCTTTCCGGTGGGGTTGATGCGAACGCACTTCATAAACCGAAACGTTTCTTCGGTGCAGCCAGAAATATTGAAGAGGGCGGTTCACTTACAATTATTGCTACGGCACTTATTGAGACAGGAAGCCGTATGGATGAGGTGATCTTTGAAGAGTTCAAAGGTACTGGTAACTCTGAAGTAGTACTCAGCCGTCATGTTTCTGAGCGTCGTATCTATCCTGCGATCGATGTTACCAAATCAGGAACACGTAAAGAGGAGCTTCTTGTAAGCCCTGAAACACTCCAGAAAGTTTGGGCACTTAGAACTGCAATGCAGAACATGGAAGAGGTAGAAGGATTGAAATTCCTTTACTCTAAAATGCTCAAGACCAAATCTAATGAAGAGTTCCTCTCTTTAATGAACGAGGGTGCGTAA
- the der gene encoding ribosome biogenesis GTPase Der gives MSDLKKVAIIGRPNVGKSSLFNRLARQRDAITSDMSGTTRDVKKRVVTISGNRDFEILDTGGIDYSSELFSKVAEHALRAAKEADIIIYMVNGKMLPDDEDRELFYQLQALDKPLALVVNKIDNEKEEERYWEFLEFGAERTFPLSVSHNRYFNDFYAWLEEYIPPREEEGELELEEEVDPFAEMLEEIHFDEQEEEEEDRDIKVALIGRVNTGKSSLLNALVGEERTIVSDVAGTTIDPVDESIEHNDYKITFVDTAGIRRRGKILGIEKYALDRTEEMLEKADIALLLIDATVGVTELDERIAGLIEKFKLGSLIVINKWDVREEKSYEEAIDDIRDELKFLHYAPIITVSAKTGQRVHKILDQIVAIYERYKQRIPTSKLNDVLREAISRHHIPSHHGAVVKIKFATQYETKPPKIALIVNHPNFLHFSYKRYLANYIRSKFDFEGVPLDLETRKRGERKIDE, from the coding sequence ATGTCAGATCTAAAAAAAGTAGCCATTATAGGACGCCCTAATGTAGGTAAAAGCTCACTATTCAACCGTCTTGCCAGACAACGTGATGCAATTACCTCCGATATGTCGGGGACCACTAGAGATGTAAAAAAACGTGTGGTCACGATCTCTGGGAACCGTGACTTTGAGATCCTTGATACAGGCGGGATCGATTACTCTTCAGAACTCTTTAGTAAAGTTGCAGAGCATGCACTCAGAGCTGCCAAAGAAGCAGATATTATTATCTATATGGTAAACGGGAAAATGCTTCCTGATGATGAAGATAGAGAACTATTTTATCAACTTCAGGCTCTAGACAAACCTCTGGCACTCGTAGTCAATAAGATAGATAATGAAAAAGAAGAAGAACGTTACTGGGAGTTTCTGGAATTTGGTGCAGAACGTACCTTCCCTCTCTCGGTAAGCCACAATCGCTACTTCAATGACTTCTATGCCTGGCTTGAAGAGTATATCCCTCCACGTGAAGAAGAAGGTGAACTGGAACTTGAAGAAGAGGTTGACCCATTTGCAGAAATGCTAGAAGAGATCCATTTTGACGAACAAGAGGAAGAGGAAGAAGATAGAGATATCAAAGTTGCACTGATCGGACGTGTCAATACAGGGAAAAGCTCTCTTCTTAATGCACTGGTAGGCGAAGAGCGTACTATCGTCTCTGATGTTGCAGGAACCACTATCGATCCTGTCGATGAATCTATCGAACACAATGATTATAAAATCACCTTTGTTGATACAGCGGGAATCAGAAGACGGGGTAAAATCCTAGGCATTGAGAAATATGCACTTGATCGTACCGAAGAAATGCTGGAAAAAGCAGACATCGCACTACTTTTGATCGATGCTACGGTAGGCGTAACTGAACTCGATGAGAGAATTGCCGGTTTGATCGAAAAGTTTAAACTCGGTTCACTCATTGTTATCAACAAGTGGGATGTTCGTGAAGAAAAAAGTTATGAAGAAGCAATAGATGATATCCGTGATGAGCTCAAGTTCCTCCACTACGCACCGATCATTACCGTTTCTGCAAAAACAGGACAGCGTGTACACAAAATACTTGACCAGATCGTTGCAATCTATGAGCGTTATAAGCAGCGTATTCCGACTTCTAAGCTCAATGATGTACTGCGTGAAGCTATCAGCCGTCACCATATCCCTTCACATCACGGAGCAGTGGTCAAGATCAAGTTTGCTACACAGTATGAGACCAAACCACCAAAGATCGCGCTTATTGTCAACCACCCTAACTTCCTGCATTTTAGCTATAAACGCTATCTGGCTAACTATATAAGAAGCAAATTTGACTTCGAGGGAGTACCTCTGGATCTGGAGACACGAAAACGCGGAGAACGAAAGATAGATGAATAA
- the murI gene encoding glutamate racemase, which yields MKVGVFDSGAGGLSVVKSLLKHNLFEEIIYYGDTARVPYGPKDSNTVIRYSLEALEFFNNFDIDLLITACNTVSAHAINEMQAKAAYPVVGVIEPGIKALQNSQSDKDAPILIIGTRATINSNRYQNALETLGYSNLTAMQTGLFVSMVEEGIFEGPLLYETMDHYFKEIETPQVIILGCTHFPLISKAIKNYFHDQPTLIHSGEAIVEYLEETHGIKENVNETKLSIYASDNVEGLRTIANMWLND from the coding sequence ATGAAAGTAGGGGTATTTGACTCTGGTGCCGGAGGGCTGAGTGTTGTCAAATCACTGCTAAAACATAACCTTTTTGAAGAGATCATCTATTATGGGGACACGGCACGTGTTCCGTATGGTCCTAAAGATTCCAATACGGTAATCCGATATTCGCTGGAAGCATTGGAATTTTTCAACAATTTTGATATCGATCTTCTTATCACTGCTTGTAATACTGTAAGTGCACATGCAATCAATGAAATGCAGGCAAAAGCAGCGTATCCCGTGGTTGGTGTAATAGAACCGGGAATAAAAGCACTTCAAAACAGCCAATCTGATAAAGATGCACCGATCCTTATTATCGGAACAAGAGCCACGATTAACTCCAACCGTTATCAAAATGCCTTAGAAACACTTGGTTACAGTAACCTCACGGCAATGCAAACAGGGCTTTTTGTATCCATGGTAGAAGAGGGTATCTTTGAAGGGCCTTTATTGTATGAGACTATGGATCATTACTTCAAAGAGATAGAAACACCACAAGTGATCATTCTTGGATGTACACACTTTCCTTTGATCTCCAAAGCAATCAAAAATTACTTTCATGATCAACCTACTTTGATACATTCAGGTGAAGCTATTGTCGAGTATCTTGAAGAGACACATGGTATCAAAGAAAACGTTAATGAGACGAAACTCAGTATCTATGCCTCAGATAATGTAGAAGGCTTACGTACGATAGCCAACATGTGGCTGAATGATTAA
- a CDS encoding DMT family transporter: MKKYLLGIDRGILYMIIASLSFAVMGGFAKVVSEILPPVEVTFFRNVFGVILVGYAIYKSPLKQIGGKPLLLLFRGVMGFTALLAYFYIIAYIPLGEAVTYNKTSPIFVAIFAFLFLGEKLPSSAIFAVLLGFIGILLIAQPEGGVFDKYDVLGIFSGLGAALAYTSIRELRQYYDTRAIVMSFMGVGTVAPLLLMLVTPYVNPPEELDFMFAIYVMPEGVIWFYILMMGLSATFSQILMTKAYEHTKAGIVGTISYTNIVFALIIGIALGDPIPDIWTFLGILLVITSGLIVALAKK; encoded by the coding sequence GTGAAAAAGTATCTTTTAGGTATCGATCGGGGTATTTTGTATATGATCATTGCCTCACTCTCATTTGCAGTGATGGGTGGTTTTGCTAAAGTGGTCAGTGAGATACTCCCTCCTGTGGAAGTTACTTTTTTTCGTAACGTGTTTGGCGTTATACTTGTTGGGTATGCGATCTACAAATCACCGCTTAAACAGATAGGCGGTAAACCTCTACTGCTTTTGTTTCGAGGGGTGATGGGATTTACCGCACTCTTGGCCTATTTTTATATCATTGCTTATATTCCGCTGGGAGAAGCAGTCACTTACAATAAAACCTCACCGATCTTCGTAGCAATTTTTGCTTTTTTGTTTTTGGGAGAAAAGCTTCCTAGTTCTGCAATTTTTGCCGTACTGCTAGGGTTTATCGGAATCTTGCTGATTGCTCAGCCTGAAGGCGGGGTATTTGATAAGTATGACGTGCTTGGTATCTTCTCCGGGCTCGGTGCAGCATTGGCATATACCTCTATCCGTGAGCTCAGGCAATACTATGATACCAGGGCAATTGTAATGAGCTTTATGGGCGTAGGAACAGTTGCCCCGTTACTTCTGATGCTTGTAACTCCCTATGTGAATCCGCCTGAAGAACTGGATTTTATGTTTGCAATTTATGTCATGCCTGAGGGAGTTATCTGGTTTTATATCCTTATGATGGGGCTTTCTGCAACTTTTTCACAGATTTTGATGACCAAAGCGTATGAACACACCAAAGCAGGAATTGTCGGTACGATCAGCTATACCAATATCGTATTTGCACTTATCATCGGTATTGCTCTTGGGGATCCTATACCTGATATTTGGACCTTTTTGGGTATACTATTAGTGATTACTTCAGGGCTTATCGTAGCTCTGGCTAAAAAATAG
- the trpS gene encoding tryptophan--tRNA ligase, whose protein sequence is MRVLTGIQASGKLHLGNYFGAMKPMVELQEHHELFTFIANYHSLTSSKDADTLRQYTIDAAVDYLSIGIDPNKTTFWIQSHMPEVLELYWILSKFTPMGLLERAHSYKDKVAKGIPASHALFSYPVLMAADILILDTEKVPVGKDQIQHVEMTRDIAIKFNNEYGEILTLPDHLVQEDVATIPGIDGQKMSKSYNNAIDLFMDEKSLQKRCNKIVSSSTPLGEPLEYEGDNVYALASLFLNDEEKLELQARYKSGKEGYGHFKKYLKELIWEELGEAREKREYYLNHMDEVEDILAQGAKKASAIASAKMEKVKAAIGL, encoded by the coding sequence ATGCGTGTACTTACAGGAATCCAGGCTTCAGGTAAACTTCACTTGGGAAATTACTTTGGAGCAATGAAACCAATGGTAGAACTTCAAGAACATCATGAGCTCTTTACATTTATTGCCAACTACCACTCTTTGACCTCTTCCAAAGATGCTGATACTCTAAGACAATATACCATTGATGCGGCTGTAGACTACCTCTCGATCGGTATAGATCCGAACAAAACTACGTTCTGGATCCAAAGCCATATGCCTGAAGTACTTGAACTTTACTGGATACTCTCCAAATTCACCCCGATGGGACTACTCGAACGTGCACACTCATACAAAGACAAGGTTGCAAAGGGGATCCCGGCCAGCCATGCACTTTTCAGCTATCCTGTACTCATGGCAGCTGATATTCTGATCCTTGATACAGAGAAAGTACCTGTTGGCAAAGACCAGATCCAGCATGTTGAGATGACACGTGATATCGCGATCAAGTTTAACAACGAATATGGAGAGATCCTTACACTCCCTGATCACTTGGTACAGGAAGATGTTGCAACGATCCCTGGAATTGACGGCCAAAAGATGAGTAAGAGTTACAACAATGCTATCGATCTGTTCATGGATGAGAAATCACTGCAGAAAAGATGTAACAAGATCGTCTCTTCTTCTACTCCACTAGGTGAACCGCTTGAATATGAAGGTGACAATGTCTATGCCTTAGCTTCACTCTTCTTAAATGACGAAGAGAAACTCGAACTTCAAGCGCGCTATAAAAGCGGTAAAGAGGGATATGGTCACTTCAAAAAATATCTCAAAGAACTGATCTGGGAAGAGCTAGGTGAAGCCAGAGAGAAAAGAGAGTACTACCTCAACCATATGGATGAGGTAGAGGATATTCTCGCTCAAGGTGCGAAAAAAGCTTCTGCAATCGCTTCAGCTAAGATGGAAAAAGTCAAAGCAGCAATAGGACTCTAA
- a CDS encoding rhodanese-like domain-containing protein: MKFRLLLAVLTAAVTLYAGQYDKVKITPDMSYVYIYHKGKAVKVHRIQDTKHKLTGEYAKTYRPGQYIQPINLKNGVQTIGEVEVLKFMKAKVNEQQGMLIDVRDREHYKKESIPSAVNIPAKIRQNDIAMNKIFKSLGMEQRDDGSWDASRAMDLVIYCDGIWCKKSTEMIGTLLDRGYPAEKISYYRGGFQMWKILGFTTVRN; this comes from the coding sequence ATGAAATTTAGATTACTATTGGCAGTATTAACAGCAGCAGTTACACTCTATGCAGGGCAGTATGATAAAGTAAAGATCACACCTGATATGTCTTATGTATATATCTATCATAAAGGTAAAGCGGTGAAGGTTCACCGTATACAGGATACAAAGCATAAACTTACCGGTGAATATGCTAAAACTTACAGACCTGGACAATATATACAACCTATCAATCTTAAAAATGGTGTACAAACGATCGGAGAGGTTGAGGTACTCAAGTTCATGAAAGCGAAGGTCAATGAGCAACAAGGTATGCTTATTGATGTAAGAGATAGAGAGCATTACAAAAAAGAGTCTATCCCATCAGCAGTAAACATCCCTGCCAAAATAAGACAAAATGACATTGCTATGAATAAGATCTTTAAATCTTTGGGTATGGAGCAACGCGATGACGGGTCATGGGACGCGAGCAGAGCAATGGATTTAGTGATCTATTGTGACGGTATATGGTGTAAAAAGTCTACAGAAATGATAGGAACTCTTCTTGATAGAGGGTATCCTGCTGAAAAGATTTCATATTATCGCGGTGGTTTCCAGATGTGGAAAATCCTAGGTTTTACAACAGTAAGAAACTAG
- a CDS encoding mechanosensitive ion channel family protein, protein MPVNENIENNATIVLNVIDGLDLGVPTEVQKFLAPVYETFPSLSNTIWGIPYANLIAAIVVFFFFLLLRRFFSSVIVVFLQKLAKKTSTYYDDKIISALKGPLGFIFVLIGLHLFFALIFKETETIKHILETLVIYAIFWAILSITEAMRGVVYDITGKFNKDLSKEMGNFILAIIKILIAGVGLGAMLQVWGINVTALVASLGIGGLAFALAAKDTIANLFGSFSLLADRTIRIGEWIVVNNVEGVVEDIGMRTTKIRSFGKSVITVPNHVIANNPIENFSRRGIRRIKMTIGLTYSTTTVQITNIVNDIKTMLQTHEGISHNDTLLVNFESFGDSSLNIFVYTFTNTANWEHYLQIREDINLKIMKIIESHGSSFAFPSQSIYVESMPQT, encoded by the coding sequence ATGCCTGTAAACGAGAATATTGAAAACAATGCGACTATCGTGCTCAACGTGATTGATGGGCTGGATCTTGGAGTACCTACAGAAGTACAGAAGTTTCTTGCACCGGTTTATGAGACATTCCCATCATTGTCCAATACGATATGGGGTATCCCCTATGCAAACCTGATAGCGGCAATTGTAGTATTTTTCTTTTTTCTTTTATTGCGTAGATTCTTTAGTAGTGTCATTGTAGTATTTTTACAAAAACTTGCAAAAAAGACTTCCACCTATTATGATGACAAGATTATCTCTGCACTTAAAGGTCCTTTAGGCTTCATCTTCGTTCTAATCGGTCTTCATCTTTTTTTCGCGCTGATTTTCAAAGAAACAGAAACGATCAAACATATCCTGGAAACACTGGTAATCTATGCGATATTCTGGGCAATTCTTTCAATCACAGAAGCTATGAGAGGTGTAGTATACGATATTACCGGAAAATTCAATAAAGATCTTTCCAAAGAGATGGGAAATTTCATTTTGGCGATCATAAAGATCCTCATTGCCGGCGTTGGTCTGGGAGCAATGCTGCAGGTTTGGGGGATCAATGTTACAGCACTTGTCGCATCACTAGGAATCGGTGGTCTGGCTTTTGCATTGGCAGCGAAAGACACCATTGCAAACCTTTTTGGGTCCTTCTCATTATTGGCAGACCGGACTATCCGAATAGGAGAATGGATCGTTGTCAACAACGTTGAAGGAGTCGTTGAAGATATCGGGATGCGTACAACCAAGATACGCTCTTTTGGCAAATCAGTTATCACCGTACCCAATCATGTCATAGCAAATAACCCGATAGAAAATTTTTCAAGAAGAGGCATCAGACGTATCAAGATGACTATCGGTCTGACCTATTCGACCACAACCGTACAGATCACTAACATCGTGAATGATATCAAAACAATGCTGCAGACACATGAAGGCATTTCACATAATGATACGCTTCTTGTCAATTTCGAATCATTCGGAGACTCCTCTTTAAATATTTTTGTTTATACCTTTACCAATACTGCAAACTGGGAACACTATTTACAAATAAGAGAAGATATTAATTTAAAAATTATGAAAATCATTGAAAGTCATGGCTCTAGCTTTGCATTCCCTTCTCAGTCTATCTATGTCGAGAGTATGCCTCAAACATGA
- a CDS encoding DUF3108 domain-containing protein — protein MRKYLLLSFFVWISWLNAQAIDVKYQVKFGILGELGVSHAHLETNGDNYKISINAHATGMAKTLSRNRKETHISEGFIKNGQYYTKRYSIQVEHGEQKKEKVYTVDYAKKIVTKISKKYKKGKLVSQSNQTLDFFSTNDLLTLYFNLPALIDGNAKPGTYTFNAIGAERQKGKVEIYLPKSDELKKYENALGKGEYRYLTAIIYQKIFSSNKGELMIAIGKDGITQKAVLKDLVMFGDLRAERVK, from the coding sequence GTGAGGAAGTATTTACTGCTTAGTTTTTTTGTATGGATCTCTTGGCTTAACGCACAAGCGATAGATGTAAAGTATCAAGTGAAATTTGGGATATTGGGAGAACTGGGAGTTTCTCATGCTCATTTGGAAACAAATGGGGATAATTATAAAATATCCATCAATGCACATGCAACAGGGATGGCTAAGACACTCAGCCGCAATAGAAAAGAGACACATATCTCTGAAGGCTTTATCAAAAACGGGCAATACTATACAAAACGATATAGCATTCAAGTAGAACACGGAGAACAAAAAAAAGAAAAGGTTTATACCGTTGATTATGCAAAAAAGATCGTCACAAAAATTAGCAAAAAATATAAAAAAGGCAAATTGGTTTCCCAGTCAAACCAAACGTTGGATTTTTTCAGCACCAATGATCTTTTAACACTCTATTTTAATTTACCGGCACTGATCGATGGAAATGCCAAACCAGGTACTTATACTTTCAATGCAATAGGTGCAGAAAGACAGAAAGGGAAAGTAGAGATTTATTTGCCAAAGTCCGATGAGCTTAAAAAGTATGAGAACGCTTTAGGTAAAGGAGAGTACCGTTATCTCACGGCAATCATTTATCAGAAGATATTTTCTAGTAACAAAGGTGAGTTGATGATCGCTATCGGTAAAGACGGAATCACACAAAAAGCAGTGTTGAAAGATCTTGTGATGTTTGGCGATCTCAGGGCAGAGCGTGTAAAATAA
- a CDS encoding rhodanese-like domain-containing protein: MKLSYLVPALFASSLIQANEVEIIKGVPFVQIESNGKTYKIEREQKPDSYLTNTFALTSRPSPPFFIEPFKVSEEVETYGELEVLDFLEHKRGLFIDARLENWYEKSAIPGSVNIPFKLFLTNSPERDKVLTELGGLKKGAGVWDFANAKTILLYCNGAWCGQSPTAINALSEIGYPEEKMKYYRGGMQAWQLLGLTTIVPAQEAK; the protein is encoded by the coding sequence ATGAAGTTAAGCTACCTTGTCCCGGCTTTATTTGCTTCAAGTCTAATACAGGCTAATGAGGTTGAAATTATTAAAGGTGTTCCTTTTGTACAGATAGAGTCAAATGGAAAAACCTATAAAATAGAACGGGAACAAAAACCCGACAGTTACCTTACTAATACATTTGCACTAACCTCAAGACCTTCACCACCGTTTTTCATAGAACCTTTTAAAGTTAGTGAAGAAGTGGAAACATATGGAGAATTGGAAGTATTGGATTTTTTAGAACACAAAAGAGGTCTTTTTATTGATGCCCGGTTGGAAAACTGGTATGAAAAAAGTGCCATTCCAGGTTCGGTGAATATCCCGTTTAAACTTTTTTTGACAAACAGTCCAGAAAGAGACAAAGTGCTTACTGAACTTGGCGGATTAAAAAAAGGAGCAGGTGTTTGGGATTTTGCTAACGCCAAGACTATTTTACTTTATTGTAACGGTGCATGGTGCGGGCAATCACCTACAGCGATCAATGCACTCTCTGAGATAGGTTATCCGGAAGAAAAAATGAAATATTATAGAGGCGGTATGCAGGCATGGCAACTCTTGGGATTAACTACAATTGTACCTGCACAGGAGGCAAAATAA